Proteins from a single region of Ziziphus jujuba cultivar Dongzao chromosome 1, ASM3175591v1:
- the LOC132799090 gene encoding probable histone H2A.3, producing MAGRGKTLGSGAAKKATSRSSKAGLQFPVGRIARFLKAGKYAERVGAGAPVYLAAVLEYLAAEVLELAGNAARDNKKTRIVPRHIQLAVRNDEELSKLLGDVTIANGGVMPNIHNLLLPKKTGGSSKASGADDDS from the exons ATGGCGGGTCGTGGAAAAACTCTAGGATCTGGAGCCGCGAAGAAGGCTACGTCTCGGAGCAGCAAGGCCGGTCTTCAATTTCCGGTCGGTCGTATCGCTCGTTTCTTGAAAGCCGGAAAATATGCCGAACGAGTTGGTGCCGGAGCTCCGGTCTACCTTGCCGCTGTCCTTGAATACCTAGCGGCTGAG GTTTTGGAATTGGCTGGAAATGCTGCAAGAGACAACAAGAAGACTAGGATAGTGCCGCGCCACATTCAGCTTGCCGTGAGAAACGACGAAGAGCTGAGCAAGCTTCTCGGAGATGTGACAATTGCAAATGGCGGTGTGATGCCCAACATCCACAACCTTCTTCTCCCAAAGAAGACCGGAGGCTCATCAAAGGCCTCAGGAGCTGACGATGATTCTTAG
- the LOC107431488 gene encoding uncharacterized protein LOC107431488, with protein sequence METSATQDTLAKETVISRANSSDKFKLKAVITGEDYPKVYTEEGTGFANPKVDFRDRVALVRYKLHSTAFALRSWNKNVFGFCQTKINELEDRIQWLQGLEPTEESLSEERRTQWELEEWRKRVEILWRQKSRELWLTAGDKNSKFFHVATIANRRKIFIHALKDANGHWKETREDIGALFINEFTKLFEVENLRRSERLAEFIHYCVSYDENVLLEAISTKRKIWNVVKDMPLTKAPGPDGMPALFFQTYWNIVGPDVVTMIQNVFRSGMILRDINRSFVVLIPKVHGVLEFKHLRPISLCNTVYKIIMKIIVDRLRPILRKIISPNQSTFVPGRWMGETTLMVNKVIHAIKKHKGIKVIVGIKMDLQKAYDKVDWIVLTKLLILFGFSEKFTKLVLNYIFSVSMELLLNGSVFGRIPMERGLRANEEEVKQVLKCLKLFYKWMGQKFNKDKSDCFFSYNGWKVKLLSQAGRITLVNHVANAISVHTVSSFLLPKGWCEKIEPATKAFLWKNDLKVSRGYFPVAWNKVCRPKANGGLGLRRLWSFNKALMTKLGWELAMEAELEVVEKALQVAISLGWSRVIVETDVLTIVNALNRIDKSPLHWVAESLFSNVVELCNNFSVVRFNWTPRLKNKLAHLVCKWVASHYVLGPVDLNWLPTLCFDCMIQDSGPLEAS encoded by the exons ATGGAGACTTCTGCAACCCAAGATACCTTAGCTAAGGAGACGGTGATTAGTCGGGCTAACTCCTCTGATAAATTTAAGCTCAAAGCAGTTATTACTGGAGAAGATTATCCAAAGGTTTATACTGAGGAAGGCACTGGTTTCGCAAACCCA AAGGTAGACTTTAGGGATAGGGTGGCTTTGGTTCGTTATAAGCTTCATAGTACTGCTTTTGCTTTAAGAAGTTGGAACAAAAACGTGTTCGGGTTCTGCCAAACCAAGATTAATGAATTGGAAGATAGGATTCAATGGTTACAAGGTTTGGAACCAACGGAGGAATCTTTATCTGAAGAAAGGCGCACTCAGTGGGAGCTGGAGGAATGGAGGAAAAGAGTGGAGATTCTCTGGAGACAGAAATCAAGAGAACTATGGCTTACTGCTGGAGATAAGAACTCCAAATTTTTCCATGTGGCTACAATAGCAAATCGAAGAAAAATATTCATCCATGCTTTGAAAGATGCCAATGGTCATTGGAAAGAGACCCGAGAAGATATCGGAGCTCTGTTCATAAATGAATTCACAAAATTGTTCGAAGTTGAGAATTTGAGAAGAAGTGAAAGACTAGCAGAGTTTATTCATTACTGTGTGTCTTATGATGAAAACGTTCTTCTGGAAGCCATatcaacaaaaaggaaaatttggaATGTAGTGAAGGACATGCCTCTAACTAAAGCCCCGGGGCCTGATGGTATGCCTGCCCTGTTCTTCCAGACTTATTGGAATATAGTGGGGCCAGATGTTGTGACTATGATTCAAAATGTCTTCCGATCAGGCATGATTCTAAGAGACATAAACCGATCTTTTGTGGTTTTAATTCCGAAGGTTCATGGAGTGTTGGAATTTAAGCATCTCCGACCAATCAGCTTGTGTAATACTgtgtataaaattattatgaaaatcATAGTAGATAGATTAAGGCCGATCCTTCGAAAAATAATCTCCCCCAATCAGTCTACCTTTGTTCCCGGCCGGTGGATGGGAGAGACCACTCTCATGGTGAACAAGGTGATTCATGCCATAAAAAAGCATAAAGGCATTAAAGTCATTGTTGGCATCAAAATGGACTTGCAAAAAGCGTACGATAAAGTAGACTGGATTGTGTTGACCAAGCTACTGATTTTGTTCGGTTTCTCGGAGAAATTTACCAAGCTGGTGCTTAACTATATCTTTTCAGTTTCCATGGAGCTTTTACTAAATGGTAGCGTTTTTGGAAGAATTCCAATGGAAAGAGGCCTGAG AGCCAACGAGGAAGAGGTGAAACAGGTTCTTAAGTGTTTAAAGCTTTTTTACAAGTGGATGGGTCAGAAATTCAACAAGGACAAATCTGACTGCTTTTTCTCTTACAAT GGGTGGAAAGTAAAGCTCCTCTCCCAAGCAGGAAGAATCACTCTGGTGAATCATGTTGCAAATGCTATTTCGGTGCACACTGTGTCCTCTTTCCTCCTTCCTAAAGGCTGGTGTGAGAAGATCGAGCCAGCTACCAAAGCTTTCTTGTGGAAGAATGATCTTAAAGTGTCTAGAGGTTATTTTCCAGTCGCATGGAACAAAGTTTGTAGACCAAAAGCTAATGGGGGGTTGGGTCTCCGGAGGTTATGGAGTTTTAATAAAGCACTGATGACAAAACTTGGTTGGGAACTTGCCATGGAAG CAGAACTGGAGGTGGTAGAGAAAGCTTTGCAGGTGGCAATTTCGCTGGGCTGGAGTAGAGTGATTGTGGAGACAGATGTTCTCACAATTGTTAATGCTTTGAATCGAATAGACAAATCTCCTCTGCATTGGGTTGCTGAAAGTCTTTTTTCTAATGTCGTTGAGTTGTGTAATAATTTCTCTGTTGTTAGATTTAACTGGACCCCtagattaaaaaacaaattggcCCATCTTGTTTGTAAATGGGTGGCAAGTCACTATGTTTTGGGTCCAGTGGACCTGAACTGGCTGCCAACCTTGTGTTTTGATTGCATGATCCAGGATAGTGGACCTTTGGAAGCTTCCTGA
- the LOC107431642 gene encoding 21.7 kDa class VI heat shock protein isoform X1, which yields MSQMTGRKQLEVLREEHTSNRWCVSLRDDVFKNFMSQGNPTVQKVFGDGSLFSPFLFGKFFDPSDAFPLWEFESEVLLSNLRSSGQTTVDWFQTEQDYVLKAELPGNGKNCNVQIYADSEKVVEISGQWKQQTRESKMEWRSGNWWEYGFVRRLEMPEDADCRRIEAYVTTDMVFEIKIAKKTLGSDHPNKGKDVSIATKNSEAV from the exons ATGTCGCAAATGACTGGTCGCAAACAGCTTGAAGTTCTTAGAGAAGAACATACATCAAACAGATGGTGTGTCTCACTCAGAGACGAtgtgttcaaaaatttcatgtCCCAGGGCAATCCAACAGTACAAAAGGTTTTTGGTGATGGGTCACTGTTCAGTCCTTTCctgtttggaaaattttttgacCCTTCTGATGCTTTCCCACTTTGGGAATTTGAGTCAGAAGTACTGCTATCTAATCTCCGGAGCTCGGGCCAAACCACTGTGGATTGGTTTCAAACAGAGCAAGATTATGTACTAAAAGCAGAACTACCAG GCAATGGAAAAAACTGTAATGTTCAAATATATGCAGACAGTGAGAAAGTTGTGGAAATTAGTGGGCAATGGAAGCAGCAGACCAGAGAGTCCAAAATGGAGTGGAGAAGTGGGAACTGGTGGGAATATGGGTTTGTCAGGAGGCTTGAGATGCCTGAAGATGCTGATTGCAGAAGAATAGAGGCATATGTGACTACTGACAtggtttttgaaattaaaatagcCAAGAAAACTTTGGGTTCTGATCATCCAAATAAAGGAAAGGATGTATCGATTGCAACAAAAAATTCTGAAGCAGTGTAA
- the LOC107431611 gene encoding formin-like protein 5 — protein sequence MTRILYVWDEKIQQHMDLMRTSCFIVLAILLCLSASICSGESKNAEELFIDQLVDPASGKINGEVADILWLNCEVDLIHLKEVVEELDLCSTEETSSRTNEINWKSESLTKENIQKIIYLLHPQVKQTLLDCLRNNKFVFPASGEEGGSNIWLGKYVESMFPRPKDPRRNLGTESAQRVKRVLAEAPAVGSPRSSLAPSPDLASAPGPALSTTLAPSPGPTPQVPGSIRPAASPKTPFFPPISNRNTSLEPAANENSSNSPGSGGVQQEKKSNNNKTIVIAVVVTASVTFIIAVLLFLCCSRFSRTGPRVRRTDERPLLSLSLSDFSVGNSVKEEKLGHQSFGNNNLSLHGKVSSLDGSRMETNVLHISLDETPNGTGINPNGRVPPPPLKPPPGRTIPTGMLPLKPPPGRAEPLPPEPRSSFKPPSTMAGPPPPPPPVRPPPSLKPSGPTGPPPPPPAPPAPPPPPPPVPSGTKPRPRPPPPPPPPSSGAPPPRPPPPMAIGSKVAQPPPLAPKHPPKASTSEGAGLEDDGMAPKTKLKPFFWDKVLANPDQSMVWHQIKSGSFQFDENMIETLFGYSNVDKNKKQTNKESSSQDPLPQLIQIIDPKKSQNLAILLRALNVTIEEVCDALHEGNELPAEFLQTLLKMTPTSEEELKLRLFNGELSRLGPAERFLKALVDIPFAFKRLEALLFMCTFQEDIGIVKESFTTLEVACKELRNSRLFLKLLEAVLKTGNRMNDGTFRGGAQAFKLDTLLKLSDVKGVDGKTTLFQFVVQEIIRSEGIKAARVTRESRSVSSIKSDDLLEEASPDIEEHYRSLGLQVVSGLGNELENVKKAAILDADSLTGTVAKLGDSLLKTRSFLNSEMKNVETDSGFHQALKSFVQNAEVDIMWLLEEEKRIMALVKSTGDYFHGKAGKDEGLRLFIILRDFLIMLDKTCREVSNSTKKAKAHRKEASSSDPQQPRTASSSSDPQQPPPNLHQRLLPAITDRRMEYSSSDDESP from the exons ATGACAAGGATATTATATGTCTGGGATGAAAAAATTCAACAACATATGGATCTTATGAGGACGAGTTGTTTCATTGTTTTGGCTATTCTGCTATGCTTGTCGGCATCGATATGTTCAGGGGAGAGTAAGAACGCAGAAGAACTGTTTATTGACCAACTAGTCGATCCAGCATCTGGGAAAATTAATGGAGAAGTG GCAGATATATTATGGTTGAATTGCGAGGTAGATTTGATCCATTTGAAGGAAGTTGTTGAAGAACTTGATTTGTGCTCAACGGAGGAAACATCTAGTAGAACCAATGAAATTAATTGGAAAAGTGAGTcattaacaaaagaaaacattCAGAAAATTATCTATTTACTGCATCCACAGGTGAAGCAAACTCTTCTGGATTGTTTAAGGAACAATAAATTTGTATTTCCTGCTTCTGGAGAAGAAGGGGGCTCCAACATTTGGTTGGGCAAGTATGTTGAGTCCATGTTTCCAAGACCTAAGGATCCTAGAAGGAATCTTGGTACTGAGTCAGCGCAGAGAGTTAAAAGAGTACTTGCTGAAGCTCCTGCAGTTGGATCACCTAGATCCAGTCTAGCGCCATCCCCTGATCTAGCATCAGCCCCTGGTCCAGCACTGTCCACCACTCTGGCACCATCCCCTGGTCCTACACCACAAGTTCCTGGTTCTATACGCCCTGCTGCCTCTCCAAAAACGCCATTCTTTCCACCTATTTCCAATAGGAATACAAGTTTAGAACCCGCAGCAAACGAAAACTCTTCGAACAGTCCAGGTTCTGGTGGAGtacaacaagaaaagaaaagtaataacaataaaacaattGTTATTGCTGTTGTTGTAACTGCCTCTGTAACATTTATCATTGCAGTGCTGCTCTTTTTATGCTGTTCTAGATTTTCTAGAACTGGTCCTAGAGTCAGACGAACGGATGAGAGGCCCCTTCTCAGCCTGAGCTTAAGTGACTTCTCTGTCG GCAACTCAGTTAAAGAAGAGAAGCTTGGGCATCAGtcttttggtaataataacTTGAGTCTTCATGGAAAGGTCTCATCTTTGGATGGCAGTCGCATGGAGACCAATGTGCTCCACATTTCATTAGATGAAACTCCAAATGGCACAGGTATCAATCCTAATGGAAGGGTACCGCCTCCTCCTCTGAAGCCTCCACCTGGAAGGACTATCCCTACAGGGATGCTTCCTTTGAAGCCTCCTCCTGGAAGGGCAGAACCCCTCCCTCCTGAACCACGTTCTTCTTTTAAGCCTCCTTCCACCATGGCTGGTCCTCCTCCCCCTCCACCTCCTGTACGGCCACCTCCCTCTCTGAAGCCATCTGGCCCTACGGGCCCTCCCCCTCCCCCTCCTGCACCACCTGCaccacctccaccaccacctcctGTACCTTCTGGCACCAAGCCCCGTCCTcgtccaccaccaccaccacctcctccaAGTAGTGGTGCCCCTCCTCCTCGACCACCTCCGCCAATGGCCATAGGTTCAAAGGTTGCCCAACCTCCACCTCTTGCGCCAAAGCATCCACCAAAAGCTTCTACTAGTGAGGGAGCTGGCTTAGAGGATGATGGCATGGCCCCTAAAACCAAGCTAAAGCCTTTTTTCTGGGATAAGGTTCTTGCAAACCCAGATCAGTCAATGGTTTGGCATCAGATTAAATCAGGATCATTCCA GTTTGATGAGAATATGATAGAAACTCTATTTGGATATTCCAatgttgataaaaataaaaaacaaacaaacaaagagtCTTCATCCCAAGATCCTTTGCCTCAGTTAATTCAAATTATTGATCCAAAAAAGTCACAAAATCTGGCAATTCTTCTTCGGGCATTGAATGTGACAATAGAAGAAGTATGTGATGCACTTCATGAAG GAAATGAGCTTCCCGCTGAGTTCCTTCAGACTTTGTTAAAGATGACGCCAACATCTGAAGAAGAACTAAAGCTTAGGCTCTTTAATGGTGAACTTTCTCGACTTGGACCTGCCGAGCGGTTTTTAAAAGCTTTGGTCGATATCCCATTTGCTTTTAAACGACTGGAAGCATTGCTTTTTATGTGTACTTTTCAAGAGGACATTGGAATTGTGAAAGAGTCCTTCACAACCTTAGAG GTTGCCTGCAAGGAACTCAGAAACAGTCGGCTTTTCCTCAAACTTCTAGAAGCTGTTCTTAAAACTGGCAATCGTATGAATGATGGAACATTTCGAGGTGGTGCACAAGCTTTCAAACTTGATACACTTTTGAAATTGTCTGATGTAAAAGGAGTGGATGGGAAGACAACACTCTTCCAGTTTGTTGTTCAGGAGATTATTCGTTCTGAAGGTATAAAAGCGGCCCGTGTAACAAGGGAGAGCCGGAGTGTCTCTAGCATCAAATCAGATGATCTCCTTGAAGAAGCTTCACCAGATATAGAAGAACACTATCGCAGTCTTGGTCTTCAGGTAGTTTCAGGTTTGGGAAATGAACTCGAGAATGTAAAGAAAGCAGCAATTTTGGATGCTGACAGCTTAACAGGAACAGTTGCCAAACTTGGTGATTCATTGCTAAAAACCCGGAGTTTCCTGAACTCAGAAATGAAGAATGTTGAAACTGATAGCGGCTTTCATCAAGCACTGAAGAGTTTCGTGCAGAATGCTGAGGTTGATATCATGTGGCTCCTggaggaagaaaaaagaatcaTGGCTTTGGTAAAGAGCACTGGTGACTACTTCCACGGGAAAGCAGGGAAAGATGAAGGTTTACGATTGTTCATTATACTACGGGACTTTTTGATAATGTTAGATAAGACATGCAGAGAGGTGAGCAATTCAACAAAAAAGGCAAAAGCACATAGAAAGGAGGCATCTTCCTCTGATCCTCAACAGCCTCGAACTGCATCTTCTTCTTCTGATCCCCAACAGCCTCCTCCCAATCTCCACCAGCGGCTTTTGCCTGCTATCACAGACAGGCGAATGGAGTATTCTAGTTCAGATGATGAGAGTCCATAG
- the LOC107431642 gene encoding 21.7 kDa class VI heat shock protein isoform X2 codes for MSQMTGRKQLEVLREEHTSNRWCVSLRDDVFKNFMSQGNPTVQKVFGDGSLFSPFLFGKFFDPSDAFPLWEFESEVLLSNLRSSGQTTVDWFQTEQDYVLKAELPDSEKVVEISGQWKQQTRESKMEWRSGNWWEYGFVRRLEMPEDADCRRIEAYVTTDMVFEIKIAKKTLGSDHPNKGKDVSIATKNSEAV; via the exons ATGTCGCAAATGACTGGTCGCAAACAGCTTGAAGTTCTTAGAGAAGAACATACATCAAACAGATGGTGTGTCTCACTCAGAGACGAtgtgttcaaaaatttcatgtCCCAGGGCAATCCAACAGTACAAAAGGTTTTTGGTGATGGGTCACTGTTCAGTCCTTTCctgtttggaaaattttttgacCCTTCTGATGCTTTCCCACTTTGGGAATTTGAGTCAGAAGTACTGCTATCTAATCTCCGGAGCTCGGGCCAAACCACTGTGGATTGGTTTCAAACAGAGCAAGATTATGTACTAAAAGCAGAACTACCAG ACAGTGAGAAAGTTGTGGAAATTAGTGGGCAATGGAAGCAGCAGACCAGAGAGTCCAAAATGGAGTGGAGAAGTGGGAACTGGTGGGAATATGGGTTTGTCAGGAGGCTTGAGATGCCTGAAGATGCTGATTGCAGAAGAATAGAGGCATATGTGACTACTGACAtggtttttgaaattaaaatagcCAAGAAAACTTTGGGTTCTGATCATCCAAATAAAGGAAAGGATGTATCGATTGCAACAAAAAATTCTGAAGCAGTGTAA